In one Candidatus Eisenbacteria bacterium genomic region, the following are encoded:
- a CDS encoding ThiF family adenylyltransferase — translation MPELRITELAYEQLRAGLSAGAPERGMALFGFAGDGVVRQVVLDDTAQCTGASYTPDVARLNRLSDEVFTPAGLVLLGFAHSHPGALSRPSGADLEYAAAILAAFPTLPNLHLPIATLFNGFAIHPYVAVRAAQGVRIERAKLTPMREALAPAVPATPQVPPQAPSWRTRLGLPHPAKTQAPWWEAEAFARVRTAYDLGRLAHSCIFVVGVGGAMAGIEDLARCGVGRIVLVDPDRVAEANLATQGVCRSDLDKPKVAVLGRRIRAINPHAEVITRIARLEDIGEEEFARLVGIRDPERPRAVVLLGMTDSFAAQARVNRLSLTHAIPSACAQLYERGLAGEVTFVLPGVSRGCHRCLLEPRYRAYDEGFENAVTSHGSPISSTERINSIVAFLTLAILHHGSGHPRWDGIARELATRNLIQFRMHPDASLGGFGAGTDPMSRFDAVRSWRLRSLDGAGGRPRCPDCGGTGVLRDATAR, via the coding sequence ATGCCCGAACTCCGCATCACCGAGCTCGCCTACGAGCAGTTGAGGGCCGGCCTGAGCGCCGGGGCGCCGGAGCGCGGCATGGCCCTGTTCGGATTCGCCGGCGACGGCGTCGTCCGCCAGGTCGTGCTCGACGACACCGCGCAGTGCACCGGTGCGAGCTACACGCCCGACGTCGCCCGGCTCAATCGGCTGTCCGACGAAGTGTTCACGCCGGCCGGGCTCGTTCTGCTGGGCTTCGCACATTCGCACCCGGGCGCGCTCTCCCGGCCCTCGGGTGCCGACCTCGAGTACGCGGCGGCCATTCTCGCGGCATTCCCCACGCTGCCGAACCTGCACCTTCCCATCGCGACTCTCTTCAACGGTTTCGCGATCCACCCCTACGTCGCAGTCCGCGCCGCCCAGGGCGTGCGGATCGAGCGGGCGAAACTGACGCCGATGCGGGAGGCCCTGGCGCCGGCCGTACCCGCCACACCGCAGGTTCCGCCGCAGGCACCATCGTGGCGAACGCGGCTCGGACTGCCGCACCCCGCGAAGACCCAGGCTCCGTGGTGGGAGGCCGAGGCCTTCGCCCGCGTGCGGACCGCCTACGACCTGGGGCGGCTCGCGCACAGCTGCATCTTCGTGGTCGGTGTGGGCGGCGCCATGGCGGGCATCGAGGACCTCGCGCGTTGCGGCGTCGGGCGGATCGTGCTCGTCGACCCCGACCGCGTCGCCGAGGCGAACCTCGCGACCCAAGGGGTCTGCCGCAGCGACCTCGACAAGCCGAAGGTCGCGGTCCTCGGCCGGCGGATCCGGGCGATCAACCCGCACGCAGAGGTCATCACGCGCATTGCCCGGCTCGAGGACATCGGCGAGGAGGAGTTCGCCCGGTTGGTCGGTATTCGGGATCCCGAGCGGCCGCGGGCGGTCGTCCTGCTCGGAATGACGGACAGCTTCGCGGCCCAGGCGCGGGTCAACAGGCTCAGCCTCACGCATGCGATCCCTTCGGCGTGTGCGCAGTTGTACGAGCGCGGCCTCGCGGGCGAGGTGACGTTCGTGCTTCCCGGCGTGAGCCGGGGCTGCCACCGCTGCCTGCTCGAGCCCCGGTACCGCGCGTACGACGAGGGATTCGAGAACGCCGTCACCTCGCACGGCTCACCCATCAGCTCGACCGAGCGGATCAATTCGATCGTGGCCTTCCTGACGCTCGCGATCCTGCACCACGGTTCAGGGCATCCGCGCTGGGACGGGATCGCGCGCGAGCTCGCGACGCGCAACCTGATCCAGTTCCGCATGCACCCGGACGCGTCCCTCGGCGGGTTCGGCGCCGGCACGGATCCCATGTCGCGCTTCGACGCCGTCAGGTCGTGGCGGCTGCGCTCGCTCGACGGCGCAGGCGGCCGGCCCCGCTGCCCCGATTGCGGCGGGACCGGGGTTCTCCGCGATGCCACCGCGCGGTGA